AGCGCGTTGACGGCGAAGGTGCTGATGAACAGCACCAGCCCGGCCGCGATGTAGGCACCGACGGTGAGGTGGTTGTTGAACTCGGCCGAGCCGAGCGCGATCCGCGAAGCGAAGGTGGCCCCCGCGTCGAAGATGCTGTAGTGCGGCCCCTCGAAGGTGTAGCTGAGAATGACCGTCAGCGCGACGGTCTCACCGAGCGCCCTGCCGAGGCCGAGCATGGCTCCGCCGACGAACCCGCTGCGGCCGAACGGCCAGACGGTGGTGCGCACCACTTCCCACTTGGTCGCCCCCAGCGCCAGGGCTCCCTCGATCTGCGCCGAGGGGGTTCGCTCGAACACCTCGCGCGCGACTCCGGTGATGATCGGAAGGATCATCACCGCCAGCACGATGCCCGCCGTGAAGACGTTCGAACCGCTGTTGGCGGGCACGTTGCCGTCGGCGAAGATCGGTATCCAACCCAGCGTCCCGTTGATCCAGAGCGCGACGGGTTTGAGCACCGGCGCCAGCACCAGTGCTCCCCAGAGGCCGTAGATCACGGAGGGGACAGCGGCGAGCAGGTCCACCACGTAGGCGAACGGGCGGGCCAGCACCTTCGGGGCGTACTGGGTGAGGAACAGCGCGATTCCGCCCGCCACGGGCATCGCGATGATGAGCGCCACCAGCGAGCTCGCGACGGTGATCCAGGCGAGATCGACGATGCCGAAGGCCATGTTCTCCGGATCGCCGGTCCGCCACTGCCCCGAGAGTAGGAAGTTGGCCTCGTTGGCGTGCAACGCGGGGATGGCCCTGACGAGCAGGAACAGCCCGATGGCCGCGATGATGGTGACGACGAAGATCCCGGATCCGGTCGCCACGGCCTGGAACAGCCGGTCCCCGAGGCGTACCACCTTCTTCTTCCCGCCCGGTTGCTCCGGCGGTGTGGGTGGCTCCGACGACACCGGCTCTTCGGGGCTTCCCACGAGAGTGCTGCCGGCCTCGCCCGGCGGTGTGACTGCTTGGCCCGGCGGTGTGACTGCTTGGCCCGGCGGTGTGACTGCTTCGCCCGACGGTGCGGACCGCCACTCGGAATTCGTCGACTCGGTCACAGTTGTTCGCGACCTCTCAGTTTCCGGATTTCCCGGTCGTACTCGTGTGCCGTGGCTGCCGCACGGCACGAGCACGCACTAGCCCGGGAGGACGTCGGGTTGGTGGCGACCTGGCTCGGCACTGCCGGGCTCAGGTCCGGATCGCCTCGACCGCGTCGAGGACCTTCTCGCGGAACTTCGGAGGCAGCGGCACGTAACCAGCCTGCTCCAGGTTCTCCTGGCCCGCGTGTGCCGCGATCCGCAGCGCGGCGGTCACGGACTTCGCGGTCTGCTTGTCGTAGCCCGCCGAGCACACGACCTCGTAGGTGGCCAGCACCAGCGGGTAGACCCCCGGCGAGTCGTTGCCGTAGATCGACTCCAGATTCAGCCGGAGGTCGTGCCCGGTACCGGCTATCTCGGCACCGTCGATGGCCTTGCCCGCGGATCGGCTGGTGAGTTCGACCGGACCGTTGCCGCTGTCGATGGCGGCGATGCCGAGTCCGGCGTTCTTCGGGAAAGCCCAGGCCGCGTAGGCGATCCCGCCCTCGGTCTGCTCGACCGAGGAGGTGACTCCGTCGGTACCTGCCCTGCCCTGGCCCACACCGGATCCGGGGCGGAACGTCTTGCCCGAGCCGTTCCACATCCCGTGGGTGGCGATGGACAGGTATTCCTGGAAGTTGGCCGAGGTGCCGGACTCGTCGGAGCGGTAGAACGGCACGATCTCGGTTCCCGGCAGGTCGGCCCCCTGGTTGAGCCGCTGGATGGCCGGGTCGTTCCACCTGGTGATCTCGCCCTGGTAGATCTTGGCGATCGTCTCCGGGCTGAGGTTGAGGTCGTCGACCCCCGGAAGGTTGTAGGTGATCGCGAGCGGCCCGAACACCATGGGGATGTTCCAGGCGGGATTGCCCTCACAGCGTTTCCTGGCCTTCGCGGCCTCGGCACTGTTGAGCGCCTCGTCCGACCCGGCGAAGTCGACCTGCCCGGCGGTGAAGGCGGATATGCCCTTGCCCGAGCCGGAGGCCGTGTAGTTGAGCTGCCTGCCCTCGCACTTGACGCCGAAGTCCCTGGCGAAGACATCCATCGCGTTCTTCTGCGCGGAAGAGCCCTCGGCGACCACGGAGGCGTCTCCGCAGTCGACCTCGAGTTGCCGCAACTCGGTGTTCAGATCGGCCGTGGTGACGTTGCGATCGGTTCCGCAGGAGGTCAGCGCGAGAACACCGACCGCGAGAAACCCGAGCGCGAACCTGTGCCGCCCGAAGTGCACGTCGCTCCTCCAAGACAACGGAGTTGACGGCGTGTGCCGTTCCGAGAGCGACCCTAAGCCGACTCGGTAGCCATCGACCGCCATCCAGGTGAACAGAAAATGAACACGGCACGCTAAGTAAGCAAGCACACAGCTAAGCGGGTGAGCACACCCGAAAACTGCTCACCCGCACCACAATCTTGAACACCCTCAGTGTTCAGCGTTGCTCATCGGCCGAGCTGCGCGTCGACATCCCAGCGCTCGAACCCGAGACGGCGGTAAACACTGACGGCGGGACCGTTGTCCGCCTCCACGTAGAGCAGCACCGTCGGACATCCGACGTCGCGCAGGTAGCGCAACCCGGCGAGCGTCAGAGCTCTCCCGAGTCCACTACCCTGCGTGTTCGGGTCGACTCCGACCACGTAGACCTCGCCGCTCCCGTCCGGATGAATCTTGGTCCAGTGGAATCCGAGCAACCGGTCGGCATCGTCCACGGCCAGCAGGAACCCCGCCGGATCGAACCAGTCAAGTCCCTCCTTCTCCCGAAGCTCCGCCTCGGTCATCCCGCCCTGCTCGGGGTGCCAGGAGAACGCGAGGTGATTGACCCGGACCAGCTCCGGTTCGTCCTCGCCGACCCGGAAACCACGTACCGTCACTCCCTCCGGCAGGACCGGCTCGTCGAGTTCGGCACCGCTCAACTCACGCCCCATCCGCCACAGTTCGCGAACCCGGGTGAAACCGAACCGGTCAGCCAGCCGGACCGCGGCCGCGAGCAGGCCGTGCGACCAGATGCGCAGCCGGTACGAATCCCCTTCGTCGTCGGGTTCGACGGGTATCTCGGCACGTTCCAACAACGCCGCCACCAGCTGGGTACCGATCCCGTTCTCGCGGAAGCGGGGATGTACCGCGAGTTCGGCGACCAGGGGTTCCCCCCGGGATTCGCCCTCGGTGTCCATATGGGCGTAACCCGCCAGTTCGCCGCCGTCGGCACGGATCACGAAGTGTTCCGAACCCGCGACATCGGCCTGCACCGGCTCGATCTGTTCACTGACCCCCCGGTGGGAGCGCAACCGCAGGATCACGTGCTCGCCGACGGGCGCCACCCCGTCGGCTCGCTCGGCCGCGGTCAGCAGGTCGAAGACCTCGGCGGTCTCGGTCTCGTCAAGTCCGTTTCGCCACGTCAGATGCACCACACGACCGAGATTACCGATGTTCAACCAGCGTTGGTTGCCCGCGTGCACTCCACTCGACTATGAAACCGAAGGAAGGACGGTCACGAACACCGGAGTCGCAGCGAGTGGAACGACGAACGCGGCGCAACACGCCGCCCCCGGCTCCGAGGCAGCGTCAATTTCTCGCGAAATCGCCGCGCCACTTCGACGCAGGCCGCACTCCGACCACCCTCGCGGTCGGCACCGCCGCGGGTTCTCCGGTGCGGCTCTCGCGAGAACGGCCCCGACGTTGTGTAGCCGCTACCCGATGTCGGGGCACCCGCAGCGAGAGCCGTGCCAGAGGTTCCGCCACCAGCACCGCCACGCAACACAAGCCCCGCACGAACGAAAGAAGTGGTCATGCGTTTGAACGCCCGCCTCGGTACCGCCGACGCGGTTACGATCGGACTCGGTTCGATGATCGGCGCCGGGCTCTTCGCGGCGTTCGCCCCCGCGGCCTCGCTGGCGGGCTGGAACCTCGTCCCGGCACTGTTGCTGGCGGCGTTCGTGGCGTTCTGCAACGCGTCGAGCTCGGCGGCACTGGCGGCCCGCTACCCCACCGCGGGAGGTACCTACGTCTACGGCCGCGAACGGCTCGGTCCGCTCTGGGGCTACCTGGCCGGTTGGGGATTCGTCACCGGTAAGACGGCTTCGTGCGCCGCGATGGCGCTGACTGCGGCGAACTATCTCTCGCCGTCGCACCGCGAGGCCGTGGCGGTGGTGTTCGTGCTGCTGCTCGCCGGGACCAACTACATCGGGATCACCCGCACGGCACGGCTGGCCCGAGTGCTGTTGGTGATCACGCTGGCCGGGTTGGCGGTGGCGCTCGTCGCGACATGGCTCCCGGACTCGGATCCACCGCTGCTGCCCGGCAGCGGGGCCGTCTCGTCGGAGACCGGGTCGCGCTGGGGTGGCCTGTGGGGGACGACCGGCGCAGCGGGGCTGCTGTTCTTCGCCTTCGCGGGGTACGCGCGGATAGCCACCCTCGGTGAGGAGGTCCGCGATCCGGAACGGACCATCCCGCGGGCCATTCCGATCGCCCTGGGCATCGTGGTGCTGCTGTACCTGGTGGTCGGAGTGACGCTGCTCGGCTCGCTGGGGCCGTCCGGGCTGGCCGAATCCACCGCACCGCTCGCCGAGGCGGTAAGGGAGGGCCCCCTTCCGTGGCTGGCACCGGCCGCACGACTGGCCGCGGGTACGGCCGCGCTGGGCGCGCTGCTCGCCCTGCTCGCGGGAGTGGGAAGAACCGCGATGGCGATGGCCCGCGAGCGAGACCTGCCGGGCCCGCTGGACCGCGTTCACCCCCGGTTCGGCACCCCGCACCACGCCGAGCTCGGAGTAGCCGCCGCGGTGGTGCTGCTGATCGCGGCGGGTGACCTGCGCGCGGTGATCGGCTTCTCCTCGTTCGGTGTGCTGATCTACTACGCGATCACCAACGCGGCAGCGTGGACCCTACCCGGGGAACAACGGTGGTTCCCCAGGGCGCTGCCCGTCGTGGGCCTACTGGGGTGCGCTGTACTCGCGTTCAGCCTGCCGTGGCAGGCCGTCGTGGCCGGGCTCGGCTGCTTCGGCGTCGGGATCCTGTTCCGCGAGCGGCGGAAGATCCGCTCCCTCCTGCGCGGCCGAGTCGGCACGTCGTGAACCGGTCGCGTCCCGGTTCGTCCGCGAGGGCCGCACGAACTTGTAGCCCACGCTCCGGACCGTTCCGATCATGGCCTCGTGCTCGGGGCCCAGCTTCGCGCGCAGTCGCCTGATGTGCACGTCCACCGTCCGGGTACCGCCGAAGAAGTCGTAGCCCCAGACCTCCTGCAGCAGCTGCACCCGCGTGAAGACCCTGCCCGCGTGGGTGGCGAGGTGCTTTAGCAGCTCGAACTCCTTGTAGGTCAGTTCGAGGGCCTTGCCCTTGAGCCTGGCCGTGTAGGTCTCGTCCTCGATGACCAGGTCGCCCACGGTCACCGGCCCACCGGCGACGGATTCGGCCCCACGCTGCGCGGTGCGCAGCCTGATCCGCGCATCGACCTCGGCCGGGCCAGCCGTGGGCAGCAGCACGTCGTCCACACCCCACTCGGCGTTGACCACCACGAGGCCGCCCTCGTTGACCACGGCGAACACCGGTACCCCGGCGCCTCCCGAGGACAGCATCCGGCACAGGTTCCTGGCGTTGGCGAGGTTGTCGCGGGCGTCGACGACCACGAGTTCGTATCCGCTGGCAGTGACCATCGCGGAGCTGTCCGGAGCGATCACCCGCACCCGGTGCGGCAGCAGGGACAACGCGGGCAGCACGGCCTCGCAGTCGGACTCGTTACTCAACAGCAGCAGATCGGAGCTCATACAATGCCTCCGTGAACCGGCGCGAACGCCGGAAGTGGGCGATACGGAAAATGCGCCGTAACCGGGCTGCGAGGCTCCGTTGCCTCCGATGACGGTGAGAATACCCATAACACGTCGGAAAAGCACGGGTAACGCAACACAGGTCACACGAGCGCGGCAGCGCTGCCGGCACGAAGGGCTGCCAGTCCGAAGAGCGATCGGTCTCGAACCGTCCGGTGGCGGGAATTCGCGCGGCGAGCACGGAACGGCCGCGCACCTGACCCAGCGCACCTGACGCGGCGCGGCCCGAGGGATTCCGCCACGAGAGGTGGGCGACGAACTCCTACTAGAGTGAAAACACCGTGTCTCCCGCGGCGGATACACCAGACAGAAACGGAAACCTACCGGTGCGACGTGCCTTCCCGTTCAAGAAGCTCACGATCACGCTGGTCGTGCTGCTCGGTCTGTTCCTGGCGGCCGACTTCGGCGGCGCGGCCCTCGCCGAGTACCAGGTGTCCAAGAAACTGGGGAGGAAACTCGAGCTCGGGCGCGACCCGGGAGTCCGGATAACCGGCTTTCCGTTCCTGACCCAGGCGGTGCGGGGTGACTTCCGCGACGTGCGGTTACGCGTACCGGGTGTGGACGTCGGTCCGCTGCGCGACGTCGACGTCCGGGCGGAGCTGCATCACGCGCGGATCTCCACCCTCGGCATGTTGACCGGTGAGAACAACCGGATAGCGGTCGACGAGGTGACCGGCGAGCTCCGAATCGGCGAATCAGATCTGGACAAGGCGGTGCCGGTCGAGGACCTGCGCATCAATCCGGTGGAGACGCCCGCGGCCTCGGCGGCCGCGTCCGGCGGCGCGGGCAACGACTCCTCGACGGGTGTACGGCTGCGCGGAAAGGTCGACATCGCGGGGACGACCAACCGGGTCACCGTCACCGGCACGCTGCGGCTGGAGAACGGCAAGCTGCGGATCGTGCCGAACGAACTGGATCTGGAGAACAGCGCCGTCGGCCGGGTGGACCTGGCGGGCACCTTCGAGAAGATGATCCTGCGGCAATTCGACACCACGCTCGATCCGGGAGGACTGCCGTTCGACGTACGCCCCACGGCCGTCGAGGTGGAACGCGGCGCTCTGGTGGTCGCGGGCAGCGCCGACAACGTGGTCATCAACGGGAACGGGAGCGGTGGCTGATGCCGCCGGAGTGGTGGGCGCTGCTGCTCTCGCTGATCGCGACGCTGGTGCTCGGCTCGGCGCTTCGCGCGCGGGAGGGTCGGATCACCACGCGGAATAACCGCCGCGGCAGTGGAGTTTCCCGGGAAGTGTTCGATCAGCTTCCCGCGGAGATCGCCGAGGTACTGCGTCGCGAGGTGACCGGTACCGGCGGCGAGGTGACCGGCGACGGGGTGACCGGCGACGGGGTGACCGGAACCGGGCGCACAACCGGTTCGGTGGCCGGCTCCGCCACACGAGACGCCACGCCCGGGAGCACCATGCCCGGGGTCACTCTGCTGCAACTGTCCACCACGTTCTGCGCCCCGTGCAGACACGCCCGCATCCTGCTGTCGACGATGGCCGAACGGACCACGGGACTGCGCCACGTGGAGATCGACCTGACCAACCGTCCGGAGTGGTCGGCGCCGTTGGGCGTGCACACCACACCCACCACGCTCGCGCTGGACACCGACGGGCGGGAACTGTTCCGGCTCTCGGGGGTGCCGCGCCGCGAAGGGCTCACCGAGGCACTGCGCCCGTACCTTCCCTGATCGAAGTTTTCCGATCGGGTCGTTCGGATACATCCATCCCAACAGGTGAACAATCTTTCCGCTCGCCGCTCGTGACGGGTAATCTCCGAAGTGTGCATGTACTGCTGACCTCCAGGCGCGCTGTGGATCTGTGCCGCGTCGGAAGCAGCCTGTGTCGCGGGTGACGACCCGGGCGGCGGCACCGAATGCGATCGGTTCTCACACCGACGTGGCGGCCTTACCCGTCCCGGCGGATTCGGCACCCTGTTCCACCAGCCAGGAGACACCATGCCCAGTGATGACCGCCTCGATCCGCGCGGTGTCCGTTTCACGGCATGGATCACCAGCGGCATCCTCGTCCTGGGGCTGCTGACCGGGAGCTGGCGGATACTGGCCGCGCAGACCGCGCTGTTCGCGCTGTGCGCGTTCGTGGGGCTACGCGTCAATCCGTGGGGACATCTCTACCGGCAAACGGTGCGCCCTCGGCTGCCCGAGGGTGACGAGCAGTCGTACGAGGACCCCGAACCGGTTCGTTTCGCCCAGGGAATCGGATTCGCCTGCACCCTGGTGGCAACCGTCGGATACGCCGGAGAGTGGCTCCTCTTGGGGGTGACGGCGAACGCGCTGGCACTGGTCGCCGCGCTGCTCAACGCCGCCTTCGGCTACTGCCTCGGTTGCCGGTTGTATCCGTTGATCCGGAGGTTGATTCCCGCGGGCTCGACCTCCCAAATCCGCTGAGAATTCACTTCGCCGATACGAGCAAAGGAGTCGCTCGATGAGTCGTGAACAGGTCCTGGTAACCACCGACTGGGCCGAACAGAACCTGAACACCGACGGGGTCGTGTTCGCCGAGGTGGACGAGGACACCACAGCCTACGACGGTGGACACATCCGCGGCGCGGTCAAGCTCGACTGGCGCAACGAACTGCAGGACCACGTGCGGCGTGACTTCGTGGGCCGGGAGGACTTCGGCAAGCTTCTCTCCGCCAAGGGGATCTCGAACGACGACACGGTGATCCTCTACGGCGGCAACAACAACTGGTTCGCCGCCTACGCCTACTGGTACTTCAAGCTCTACGGGCACCGCGACGTGCGGCTGCTCGACGGCGGCCGTAAGAAGTGGGAGCTGGACGGCCGGGAACTGACCAAGGAGGTCCCGGAGCGCCCCGCCACCAACTACGTCGCGGGTGAGCCGGACAGCTCGATCCGCGCGTTCCGCGACGAGGTCGTGGATTCGATCGGTGAGCGCAACCTGGTCGACGTGCGCTCGCCCGACGAGTTCTCCGGGAAGCTGCTCGCCCCCGCGCACCTGCCACAGGAGTCCGCGCAGCGCGGCGGTCACATCCCCTCGGCGATCAACGTGCCCTGGAGCCGCGCGGCCAACGAGGACGGCACCTTCAAGTCGGACGACGAGCTGCGCAAGGTCTACAACGAGGCCGGGCTCGACGAGTCCAGGAACACGATCGCCTACTGCAGGATCGGCGAGCGTTCCTCGCACACCTGGTTCGTGCTGCACGAGCTGCTGGGGCACCAGAACGTGAAGAACTACGACGGTTCCTGGACCGAGTACGGCTCGCTGGTCGGCGTGCCGATCGAGAACCCGAGTGAGCAGGAGGCATGATCGTGAGCAGTGGATGCGGAGCACCGGATCAGTCGACCGCGGGCGCGGACACCGGTGACCAGACCGTCGTGGCGGGCAAGGTGCGTTCCGGTGGTCAGCCGGTGGGCGGTGCCTTCGTCCGACTGCTGAACCCGGCGGGCGAGTTCACCGCCGAGGTCGTCTCCGCCGAGAGCGGCGATTTCCGGTTCTACGCGGCCGAGGGAACCTGGACCGTCCGTGCGCTGCACCGCGACGGCAGCGGCGAGTCCGAGGTGGTCGCGAACGGGCCGGGGCTGCACGAGGTGGAGATCGCCGTGGCGTGACGCCGGAGGTCGGTGTCGGCGCTCCAGCGCCGACACCACCCCCGAACTCGGTCTCACTCCCCGACGTGGCGGGAACGCAGCAGGGCGAACGCCCGCTCATCGCGGTCCTGTGCCGCCGGATCGGAGTCCGTGGTGTTGCCGACGGTGGTGAAGTCGAGTACCTCCCACCCCGTGCGGTCGAACAACCTTCGCAGCCCGGCCTCCGAGAAGATCCAGAAATTCGTGGCGTCGTTGTTCGCCTCGGTCGGGTGAAGCAGATAGGCCACCGGCTGCTCGGCGAACCGGGTCCCGTGGTCCGGGCTCAGCTGCGCGATCCGGGTGGAGACGAAGCAGAGTTCGCTGTGCCGGGCCAACGTCTCCAACACGTAGAACGGGTTCTTCAGGTGGTACAGCAGACCGAGGAACAACACGGCGCGGTAGTGCTCGGCCGGTAGCCGGAACTGGCTGTCCAGATCCACGTCGTGGATGCCCGCCTCGGAGCCCAGCCGCTCGGCGAGCAGCCGCGCGCCACGCAGTCCGTTGTAGTTGGGAGCCGAGGTGTCGACCACGTCCAGTCGGCATCCCAGCTGGGATTCCAGGAAGAAGCCCAGATCACCGTCGGCGGCGCCGATATCGGCGATCCGCTGCCCCGCCAACCGGTCGAACACGGCCCGGTTGTCCCCGGACAGCAACCCGTCCAGATGAAGCATGTTGGCGATGGTGTCGAAGGGGTACCAGGGGAACTCCGGATCGATCTCGGACTTGCGCCCGAGTAGCCACTCCCGGTAGTTCATCGCCTTGTCCCGCAGCGTCGCGAACTCCATGTGATACCCGTCTCCTCGGCGCCGGCCCCAGACCCGCTGAGCACCGAAACGCGGCTTGGCAACCCTCTGGTCCGAGCAGATCATGCCTGAGACCACATCCCACTCGAGCCGGGTGGTGGTTATGCTTACGGCCGTGACACTCATCGACTTCCTGCACTACGGCCTGGTCACTCTGGTGGGGATCGCCGCCCTGGCGACGGTCTGGTTCGCCTTCTACGTGGTGTATCGCCTGCACAGCGACTGATCCACCCACCACTGGACGGGGGAGCGGCGACGAACGCGGCGAGCCTTCGAGGTAACCTCGAAGGCGATGTCTGCCACGCCCAACCAGCCGTCCGAACAGTCCGACCCGTCCAACGGTCAACCGCAGCCCGGCAGCGGTGACGCGGCGGTGCGCGCCCAGGCCGAGCGCGCGGAGAAGACCCGCGGGCGCAACATTCCCGAGTTCGACGACCTGCCGGGAATCGGGGACACCGCGAACCTGCGCATGGGCCCGGAGCTCAACGGCGCCTGCCTGGGGCTGCTGCCGCTGGTCGGTGTCTGGCGGGGCGAGGGCGAGGCCAACCACCCCACGCTGGACGAGAAGTACCGCTTCCTGCAGCAGGTGACCTTCGCCCACGACGGCAGGCCGTTCCTGTACTACGAGAGCCGCGCCTGGAAGCTGGACGGCGAGGGCGGCGAGATCGTGGAGCCCGCCTTCCGCGAGCTGGGCTGGTGGCGGCCGCAGCCCGACGACAGCATCGAGCTGCTGCTGGTGCACTCCTCCGGCATCGCGGAGATGTTCTTCGGCAACCCCCTCAACCAGACCAGCTGGCAGTTGTCCACCGACGCGGTGCTGCGCACCCCGACCTCGGAGGACGTGACCGCCACGACCAGGCTGTACGGCGTGGTGGACGGCTCGCTGGCCTACGTCGAGGAACGCGCCACCTCGGAGCACGAGCTGCAGCCCCGCCTCTCAGCCAAGCTGGAACGCGTGGTCGGCTGACCTCGATCCTCGGGGCGGGTGGCGAGAACGCGGCGAACAACTCAGCCGGCCCCGTTCGGACTCGGTGTGGCCCGTTCGGCTCGGCGCTCGTTGCCGCTCCCCGGCGCGGCGAGTGCCGAGCCGACTCGCACGGGGTGAAGGACGACCGGTCCCGCAGAACGTAGCAGTTCGCCGCCCGCTCCTACGGCATGCACGTCCGACGCCGCGAAAGACGCTTCCGGCCACAAATCGAAACCTCTCCCCGAGAGATGCGGCGCCATTCGAAAACAGTCGAAAAGGAAAACGCTCAGCATCGCACCAGAAAACTGGGAATGATGTAAATTGCGGGCGTGCTTTTCCTGGCTTTCCTCCTGTCGCCGCTGCTCGTGCTCGGCGTGTTCGCGGCGGTGGTGAAGCTGCTGATTTCCATCGACCAGCGAGGATCCGCCGGAATCTGGTCGTGCGCGGCCACGATTTTCATTTTCCTCGCGTCTCTGGAGTATCTTTGGGGAGCCCTGCACACGTTCACTTTCCCCGACCCCAGGGACACCTGTTCGCTCTCCCCGCGAGAAGGATCTCGCTGGGGTGGTTTGGAGCGGATCGATTACGGAATATTCCCGCCGAGCGCGAAATGCGTGTGGGGAAGCGGAAACACCTCCGATCTGGTTCCGGGCCACGTGGCCCCACTCCTGTACGCGTTCCTGACCGCCGCGCTCGTCTGCGCGGCGGCGGCGAAGGCCGCGCGGATCGCCCGGCGAAACCGCCGAAGTCCGTCGTAGCGGATGACGCTCCGGTACCGCGCGGGTCACTACCGGCCCACCGAGGTCACCGTCAGTACTGCGACTCGTAGAGCTTGCAGATCCGCTCGTGCAGCCCCGGGTCGGTGACCACGGGTGTGCCGTCCACGGTGTGCACCTGGGTGATCTTGCGGATGCTCGACGCCAGCCAGACACCGTCGGCGTGCCCCAACCGCTCGGCGGTGATCGGCTCCACGGCGGTCGACCAGCCGGCCTCCTCGGCGGCCCGGAACAACGCACCCTGGGTGGTCCCCCGCAGGATGCCGGAGCTCGGCGGTGGGGTCGCCAGCCTGCCGCCCTCCGCCAGCACCACGTTGGAGGTAGGTCCCTCCAGCAGCGAACCGTCGGTCGCCGTGAACACGACCTCGTCGGCGCCGCGTCGCTCCGCCTCGCGCAGGGCGGCCATGTTGACCGCGTAGGACAGCGTCTTCGCCGAGAGCAGCAACCAGGGGGCGCGCTCCATCATCCCGGGGTCGATGCCGCGCTCCAGGGTCACCACGGAAATGCCCTCGGCACGCTTGCGCATCAGCTCCGCCGACAGCGACTGCCCCGAGACGAAGGCGGTCGGGGTGCCGTCCCCGCCGTCCGGACCCCTGGTGCACACGAGTTTGATCGCGCTCTCCGGCACGCTGTCCCACGGCCACTCCGCGAGCACCGCCCGCACGGCACGGTGCCAACTCGCCCGCTCGGGCAGCGACAGCTCCATCAGTCGGGCGGAACGCTCCAACCGGTCCAGGTGGGCCTCGATCTCCCGTGGATTACCGTCGACCGCGAGGATCGTCTCGAAGATCCCGTCACCACGCTGCACCCCGAGATCGTCGGAACGCAGCAGCGGGACCTCGGGGTCGGCCAGGGTGCCGTCCAGCAGAGCCAGCATGCGCATACTCGCAGCCTAGAACCTACGCACCCGGGTGCCCGAGCGGGCCGCGCCGGCTCACCCGGTCGTACGATCGGGACCGAGAGTCGGCCGAAGCGCTGGAGAACGTTGCGCGGACCGTTACCCGCGGGGAGCTCGGATGAGGCAGGA
This portion of the Actinopolyspora lacussalsi genome encodes:
- a CDS encoding DNA-binding response OmpR family regulator (product_source=COG0745; cath_funfam=1.10.10.10,3.40.50.2300; cog=COG0745; pfam=PF00486; superfamily=46894,52172); this encodes MSSDLLLLSNESDCEAVLPALSLLPHRVRVIAPDSSAMVTASGYELVVVDARDNLANARNLCRMLSSGGAGVPVFAVVNEGGLVVVNAEWGVDDVLLPTAGPAEVDARIRLRTAQRGAESVAGGPVTVGDLVIEDETYTARLKGKALELTYKEFELLKHLATHAGRVFTRVQLLQEVWGYDFFGGTRTVDVHIRRLRAKLGPEHEAMIGTVRSVGYKFVRPSRTNRDATGSRRADSAAQEGADLPPLAEQDPDAEAAEPGHDGLPRQAEREYSAPQ
- a CDS encoding hypothetical protein (product_source=Hypo-rule applied; pfam=PF11209; transmembrane_helix_parts=Inside_1_11,TMhelix_12_34,Outside_35_263) — its product is MRRAFPFKKLTITLVVLLGLFLAADFGGAALAEYQVSKKLGRKLELGRDPGVRITGFPFLTQAVRGDFRDVRLRVPGVDVGPLRDVDVRAELHHARISTLGMLTGENNRIAVDEVTGELRIGESDLDKAVPVEDLRINPVETPAASAAASGGAGNDSSTGVRLRGKVDIAGTTNRVTVTGTLRLENGKLRIVPNELDLENSAVGRVDLAGTFEKMILRQFDTTLDPGGLPFDVRPTAVEVERGALVVAGSADNVVINGNGSGG
- a CDS encoding thiol-disulfide isomerase/thioredoxin (product_source=COG0526; cath_funfam=3.40.30.10; cog=COG0526; superfamily=52833; transmembrane_helix_parts=Outside_1_4,TMhelix_5_22,Inside_23_190); its protein translation is MPPEWWALLLSLIATLVLGSALRAREGRITTRNNRRGSGVSREVFDQLPAEIAEVLRREVTGTGGEVTGDGVTGDGVTGTGRTTGSVAGSATRDATPGSTMPGVTLLQLSTTFCAPCRHARILLSTMAERTTGLRHVEIDLTNRPEWSAPLGVHTTPTTLALDTDGRELFRLSGVPRREGLTEALRPYLP
- a CDS encoding hypothetical protein (product_source=Hypo-rule applied; pfam=PF14340; superfamily=103473; transmembrane_helix_parts=Outside_1_14,TMhelix_15_37,Inside_38_85,TMhelix_86_108,Outside_109_112,TMhelix_113_135,Inside_136_149), translated to MPSDDRLDPRGVRFTAWITSGILVLGLLTGSWRILAAQTALFALCAFVGLRVNPWGHLYRQTVRPRLPEGDEQSYEDPEPVRFAQGIGFACTLVATVGYAGEWLLLGVTANALALVAALLNAAFGYCLGCRLYPLIRRLIPAGSTSQIR
- a CDS encoding thiosulfate/3-mercaptopyruvate sulfurtransferase (product_source=KO:K01011; cath_funfam=3.40.250.10; cog=COG2897; ko=KO:K01011; pfam=PF00581; smart=SM00450; superfamily=52821); its protein translation is MSREQVLVTTDWAEQNLNTDGVVFAEVDEDTTAYDGGHIRGAVKLDWRNELQDHVRRDFVGREDFGKLLSAKGISNDDTVILYGGNNNWFAAYAYWYFKLYGHRDVRLLDGGRKKWELDGRELTKEVPERPATNYVAGEPDSSIRAFRDEVVDSIGERNLVDVRSPDEFSGKLLAPAHLPQESAQRGGHIPSAINVPWSRAANEDGTFKSDDELRKVYNEAGLDESRNTIAYCRIGERSSHTWFVLHELLGHQNVKNYDGSWTEYGSLVGVPIENPSEQEA
- a CDS encoding hypothetical protein (product_source=Hypo-rule applied; pfam=PF07210; superfamily=49478), with the translated sequence MSSGCGAPDQSTAGADTGDQTVVAGKVRSGGQPVGGAFVRLLNPAGEFTAEVVSAESGDFRFYAAEGTWTVRALHRDGSGESEVVANGPGLHEVEIAVA
- a CDS encoding 2-polyprenyl-3-methyl-5-hydroxy-6-metoxy-1,4-benzoquinol methylase (product_source=COG2227; cath_funfam=3.40.50.150; cog=COG2227; superfamily=53335) — its product is MEFATLRDKAMNYREWLLGRKSEIDPEFPWYPFDTIANMLHLDGLLSGDNRAVFDRLAGQRIADIGAADGDLGFFLESQLGCRLDVVDTSAPNYNGLRGARLLAERLGSEAGIHDVDLDSQFRLPAEHYRAVLFLGLLYHLKNPFYVLETLARHSELCFVSTRIAQLSPDHGTRFAEQPVAYLLHPTEANNDATNFWIFSEAGLRRLFDRTGWEVLDFTTVGNTTDSDPAAQDRDERAFALLRSRHVGE
- a CDS encoding hypothetical protein (product_source=Hypo-rule applied; smart=SM00756; transmembrane_helix_parts=Inside_1_6,TMhelix_7_29,Outside_30_36); protein product: MTLIDFLHYGLVTLVGIAALATVWFAFYVVYRLHSD